The DNA sequence ATGAGCACTGTTTCTACCTCTATTAACTGGGGGGCTTCTTACATCACCAATGACTTATATCGCCGTTTTTTTGCTCCCAATGCCTCTCAAACTCAATTAGTTTTTGCGGGTAGGATAGCTTCTATTTTAGTTACATTCTTCGGTGCGATCGCAGCTTTTTATGCAAAAGACATCACAACTATTTTCCGCCTAGTAATTTCCATCGGCACAGGTCCCGGATTAGTGTTAATTTTAAGATGGTATTGGTGGCGCATTAATGCCACAGCAGAATTGGCGGCAATGGTGGCAGGATTTATCATTGGTTTAACTAGCGTCATTCCCAACTTGAACATTTTTCCCTCAGATTTTGGTTATCGATTAATGATTATTTCTGGCTCAACTGCCATTATTTGGATTACTGCCATGTATCTCACTCCCCCAGAGTCAGAAGAAACCCTCAACAAATTTTATTTAAGAGTGCGCCCGGCTGGAATTGGGTGGCAAAAACAACGGGAAACTACGGGAATAAGCCCCTTACAAAATTTACAACTAGATTGTCTAAAAGTTATTGCTTCAGTGTTACTACTATTTGGTTTAATGTTAGCTATCGGTGGCTTTTTACTCTTACAATCTGCTACTGGATGGATAGCTTTAATTATTGCTGTCATCGGTGGTTTCTGGCTAAAGCAACTCAATAAAAAACCGATTTTTCCTATGCCACGCCCCGGCAGTGAGTAATGAGTAATGAGTGAATTTTCAAATTAGGGGAGTAGGGAGTGGGAAGAAAACTTGTTCACCTGAAACCTGAAACCTGACACCTGACACCTGACACCTTTTTTCTCAGTTTACTATTCCCCTATGAATCTTTATTTTCTCTTTCCTCAAATGCACATTAATAGTGGTGGTCATATTGCTCAAATGAAATTTATGGCGATCGCACAATCTCTTACTAATGCTTATCCTGTCACCTACGAACGCAAAGAAAAGGGTGTTTTGTACTTAGAGGATATAATTAAACAGACTTCCACGGCTAATTCTGATATTTATGTTATTCACTGGGGACCTCATATAAACAAACTCTTAACAAAACTTAAACATCACAATGTTGTTTACATAGCACATAGTACGGGTTATAAATTTGAAATACCGCCACAAGTACCAATAATCGCCGTCAGTAAACATTCTCAAGCCTACTGGGGAAGATATGCCCCCAATTCCCTCATTTTCCATTTACCAAACGAAATTTCCCCTCAATATCAAAATCGACATCAAGAGCGCCCCATTGATGTTTTAATACAAAAAAGAAAATCCTCTCAATATTTACTTAAACAATTAATACCAGCCTTAAAACCTCACTGTAATTTATTTTTAATTGATTCATGGGTAGAGGATTTAGGTACATTATTTAATCAAAGTAAAGTCTATCTTTATGACTCAAGTGAATATTGGATTCAAGCAGGAGCAACAGAAGGTTTTGGTTTACCTCCCCTAGAAGCAATGGCTTGTGGTTGCACAGTTTTTTCCAGTGTAAATGACGCTTTATCAGATTATTTAGATCCTAGTTTTAACAGCTATAAATTAAGGGTTTATTCTCAAGAATATGATGTTCAAAGAATTTTAAAAGTGGTTAATAATTGGCAAGATAATGATTATGAACAGCTATTAAAACCCTACCGCATTGAATCTATAGAAGTTCGATTTAAACATATTTTATCAGAGATAAATGAGTTTTTTTTACATCAACAAAAGTATCAAAAAAATATTCCTTTAATCAAAAAAAATAGATGGCAAATCATCAAAAAAATTATCAGCAAAATCA is a window from the Cyanobacterium sp. Dongsha4 genome containing:
- a CDS encoding glycosyltransferase encodes the protein MNLYFLFPQMHINSGGHIAQMKFMAIAQSLTNAYPVTYERKEKGVLYLEDIIKQTSTANSDIYVIHWGPHINKLLTKLKHHNVVYIAHSTGYKFEIPPQVPIIAVSKHSQAYWGRYAPNSLIFHLPNEISPQYQNRHQERPIDVLIQKRKSSQYLLKQLIPALKPHCNLFLIDSWVEDLGTLFNQSKVYLYDSSEYWIQAGATEGFGLPPLEAMACGCTVFSSVNDALSDYLDPSFNSYKLRVYSQEYDVQRILKVVNNWQDNDYEQLLKPYRIESIEVRFKHILSEINEFFLHQQKYQKNIPLIKKNRWQIIKKIISKIKR